AACGTGCTGTTTATCATTTCCGATGACTTGAACACTCGCATCGGTTGCTACGGCGATCCACAAGTCCAAACACCAAATCTAGACGCATTGGCGCAACGTGGTGTCCGGTTCGAACACGCCTATTGCCAATATCCATTGTGCGGCCCCAGTCGCAATTCAATGCTGACCGGTCTGTATCCCAACCAAACCGGCATCCTGGTCAACGCGGCTATCTTTCGACAAAGCATTCCTGAACAAGTCAGTTTGCCGCAAGCGTTTAGACGTGCCGGATACTTCGCGGCACGCATCGGCAAGCTTTATCACTATCACGTGCCCCGTAGCATGGGCACCAACGGGAACGACGATCCCGCATCCTGGGAAATGGAAATCAATCCGGCCGGATGCGATCGATTGATTGAACAACCCGACATCTTTTCGCTACGTGAAGGCAGCTTTGGCGGCACACTTTCCTGGTACGCATCACCTCGCAGTGACGAACAGCACACCGATGGGATGATGGCGGACGAAGCTTGCTGGGTTCTGGAACGCTGTGCCCGGCGTGACGACCGCCCATTCTTTTTGGCCGTTGGCATGTACCGCCCTCACACCCCGTACGTTGCGCCAAAGAAGTACTTCGATCTTTACGACGTCGACCAAATGCCGGTCGTGCAGAACGTCCAAGAAGACATCCAGGACGTCCCCGAAGCGGCGCTGCTTAGCCAAAAAAAGGAACAAGACAAATTAACCGATTCCCTGCGGCGTGAATGCATCCAAGCCTATTATGCCAGCACCAGTTTTATGGATGCCCAGGTCGGCAAAATTCTGGCCAAGCTGGACGAACTGGGGTTGGCCGATGACACCATCGTGGTTTTTACCAGTGACCACGGCTATCACTTGGGCGAAAAGAACCTGTGGCAAAAGATGAGCCTGTTCGAACAGAGCGCCCGGGTCCCATTGATCATTGCCGCCCCCGGTCGACAGTCCGCCGTCGCCAGCGAAGCTCCGGTGGGCTTGGTGGATTTGTATCCGACCCTAACCGAACTGTGCGACGTGCCCACGCCGTCGCCGATCACCGGCCAATCCCTGGTACCGATGCTGAACGATCCGACCGAACCGGGGCGCGGATGGTCGATCACCCAAGTGCGGCGGACACAAAAAAAACAGGCCTACATGGGATACAGTCTGCGGACGCCCCGATTTCGGTACACTCGCTGGGACGACGCGAAACGTGGGGTCGAACTTTATGACCACGCCGCCGATCCGCTGGAACACACCAATCTGGCGGACCAACCGGAATTCGCAAGTGTTTGTCAGGAACTGGAAAACACCCTATCGGATGCGATTTCGGTCGCATCATCCGACGGCGAGACCCCGAAGATCAAGCATCCTCAATACCTGCCGATCTTGATCGACCCATAAATGGGCCGACGTTGATGCGATACCGTTCAAGCGGGATCGACGCTGCGATATGCGTCGATCACCGCTTGTTCGCCCTCCACACCTGGCTTGGAATTACCGTGTTCCATGCCCACGATCCCGTCGTA
The Crateriforma spongiae DNA segment above includes these coding regions:
- a CDS encoding sulfatase gives rise to the protein MLIHRSVLPLIVLIAAGAFCPALLPASDRPNVLFIISDDLNTRIGCYGDPQVQTPNLDALAQRGVRFEHAYCQYPLCGPSRNSMLTGLYPNQTGILVNAAIFRQSIPEQVSLPQAFRRAGYFAARIGKLYHYHVPRSMGTNGNDDPASWEMEINPAGCDRLIEQPDIFSLREGSFGGTLSWYASPRSDEQHTDGMMADEACWVLERCARRDDRPFFLAVGMYRPHTPYVAPKKYFDLYDVDQMPVVQNVQEDIQDVPEAALLSQKKEQDKLTDSLRRECIQAYYASTSFMDAQVGKILAKLDELGLADDTIVVFTSDHGYHLGEKNLWQKMSLFEQSARVPLIIAAPGRQSAVASEAPVGLVDLYPTLTELCDVPTPSPITGQSLVPMLNDPTEPGRGWSITQVRRTQKKQAYMGYSLRTPRFRYTRWDDAKRGVELYDHAADPLEHTNLADQPEFASVCQELENTLSDAISVASSDGETPKIKHPQYLPILIDP